The genomic interval AGTCATACCGTTGCAGCTGCCTTTGTATCCAAGGAGGATCATTTGGCATGAGCCGCAGGCACTTAGCAGTGTCCTTGTGTCTAAAATCGGGTGAAGTTGGATATAGTTTATGCTCCCTATTGTCCCACCATTCATGTGGATTTGCAAAGAATATCTGCCATAGTCGCAGGCGATCCATTGTTTCCTCTGCACTGTCAACTGCACAAAATTGTATGTCCATGGTTATTAAACAAAGATATTAGATATATGGCAGACACCTTTTAAAAGTACAGCACTATTATGACTTCTATCACTGGAAAACAGTGAGaccattttttctaaaaaaggaaGAAACATACAGGAAATGGGTGCTGTGgattcttcttttattaatttgtCGGGGTTCGTAGGCTTTTTATTTTCTCCAATACGATGGACGAAATTCAGATCTTCAACAACTACCTGACAAAGAAAGAGTCTATAATATTAGATTAAATTCAAATCTTCAGCAATGGTAAAAGGGAGCTCTTTTGAGTGTATATAGAGGAAGATAAGCACTTGGAAATGGAATACAGTACAATCAAACAATCCAAAATTAGTACTTTAAGCACATTAAATTAGCTCCAAAGCAATTTAAGACAGGCATCATTTAGCACTTAGCATTTAGCAATTAACAAATTAATCAAGAAGATGTGCCATGATAATATAAGCAATTATGAAGAACGAACTGTAGATATAGAAAgttaatacttctcaaattttaaGAGGATTGAGAATCAACAGACATGCCAGCAAAGGATTAAACAAATTCCtaaaacatcaaaaaaaaaaaaagtgttccTGATATATGCCctgtaagtacttaagaagaaaacaaaaagaggGAATATTAAAAGGAATGATAACGATACAGTACCTTGTACATATTTTCAAGCTGTCCATTTACATTGAGCTTCTCGTAAGAACTTAAAGCGCCGCGAACATATATAAAATCGTCTACTTTTAAGTGTTTAAAAGAGATTTCTGCTAGCTGGTCAAACATGTTCAGTAATATCCTGTTCCAGAATTACCAGTTGAAAGTAGCTGAGATAACGTCTTCTACTACAAACATTATGCAGATACACACACATTGCCAGACTAATAAAAAGGGAAGATGGCGTGttacatgctaaaactgaataaaAAAGTAAACCTGCAAGATCAGTTCCATAATTATGATTTTGAGTTGAGTTTTGAAGAATATAACAATAAAGATGAAACAAAGTACAAAACTAAAAAATATATCTTGAGTGAAACGAGTTCCCATGTTGACATATCAAAACAGATTGCAGAAGGAACTACAGGTATGAACATTAGAACAGAGCGAATTGACATCCGCCAAAGAATTATCAGATAGATTGCAATTGATTCAAGTTAGTCCTGCTCAATCACATGCTTCTGTTTCATTCCCTAATTAACTATTATCTGGCAAAAAAAATAGGCATCCTGAATTTAATTAAGCGATAAACATCGTTAGGCTAACACATGGTCATGCGCAAAGTCTCCGCGAGCAGGATTTTTGGATCAAAGAAAAGTAATATATGATCCTCATAAGTTACCTTGAAATCTGCCAATTACACAGCGTCAATAACATCATTTGTGAAATCAAAAATTAATATAGACCAAAAAACTATCTTCGTTGGATTTCATAACCTACCGTACGCATCGATTAATAACGGCACTGAGGGAGAAAACGCAAGacggatgagaaaaaaaaaacatgaatctcaCTGGAATTTCGAAGGGGTCGAACTGACAGAAGGCCCCTCCACCTCCAGAAAAGTGTAAACAAATGGACGACATCTGTCCGACTTCCGCGGAGCGAGAATCACAGTTCCTATGAGGCTGCAGGAGTGTCGGAGTGGGTACACGGTCTTTCGAGCCACCGTCGAAGGACGGCGGACCGTTGACTGCTTGTAGACGATGCTCTCGAGGCCGTCGAAGGTATGCACACATCTCCTGAGGGAGAAGAGAGCATGCCGCGGTACCATCCCTCGGAGAGCAGCGGAGCAGCGACTCCGTTCGTCCTCGAACCAACTAGGGTTTTGACCGCCGTCGCAACATTAAAACGCTATCGCCCTCACGAATCTAAACGCGCAACCCGGGCAAAATCCACCGTCCGTGATTTGACGAGCATGTGACATCATCTGGGACCCGCATTCCGTCGCCTTGATTCCCATTTCCCACGACAAGCCTCGAGATACGTCTGCCTGGCGGAGCCACACAAGGAGCAGATCCTTTCCGTTTGAGCAGTATGCTGTCGCTTCTGCGTTTCGACTTGATTCCTGGGATGCGATCATCGTTCCGGTTAGTCCAAACAGAGATCTCAGTCTTCTAGCCTTTTTGGAGCTTCAGCTAGCCAGATTTTGCCAAGAGAACAGAGACGGTGCCGATATAGAGAAGCAGAGAAGGGTCTAATAAGAACATAGGATTCTTTCTCGAGCAATCTGTTGAGCATGTTGGGACCGTGCAAGCCAGCGAGGTGCAGCTCCCCTTGTCGTGTAGCCTCTGTGGGAGCTACATTGGCTGATTGAAAACAGGATGGATTGGACTGTCCATGTCCTCGTCCACGAGGAGAGGATAGGAGCTCAGTGAtgaactactactactactacttgtAGTCCTCGAGTAGGGAAGGCATGCTAAACACAATTCCCTACGCCAAATCAATTCAATCTTTTCCACTGGGTCTTGGCATGGCACATGGTTGCTGCTGCCATCCAAGAGCCAAGTGGGGACAAGCAGGTGCTTGACGAGCCTCCTCTTTGTCCGGGTTCGGCCATTTGGGCAGTCTCTGCCTCTGCCTTATTAATCAGCTTTCACTGAAAAGGAATGCTGCGAGCTGCTCTCTGTCTATCTGCATGGATGCTGTTCCTCCGGAGTCAATGCGCCAACATGGAAGAAGGCTGTGTGAGCTATTGGAAGATCAGCAAGAGCTCCTGGAGCATGATGGATACTCAGACAGAGCAGTTAATTCTGCTGCGTGCATTTGCTGGTTTGGCAGTGCTTGCAGAAGGCTGAAGAGGCTCTCCGACTACGggttcaagaggaagaagaaagccgAGGCCATCAGGCTTCTGATCAAGAGAGCTTGGAGATGGCATGCTGCGGCCATTGACAGGGTGACGAAGGGCAACAGCCACGGTGTAAAATTCCACAGGCTCTCTTCTTCAGCTGTCGCCGACGATGCTGAGATGAACAAGGAGGAGAGGAGCCCCGTGTCGGTCCTTGCTCTGCATTCTCATGAAGGTTTCgatcttctgcttcttctttttGTTTCCTCTGTTGATTAATAATTCCGTTAATCCTAACGCAGTCGAGGAAGAATCGACATCACCTTCGAGTTCTGAGTCAACAGAAGAGACGAAGAATTCCAGGATGCTAGAGTTCGAAGAAAACCTCCCTGGTTGTGACGAAAACATCACCATCTCCGAGTTGATAGATCGTGATCTCTCCGAATCGAAGAAAGAATGGACCCAATTCGAGCACGAGCGAAGGGAGGTCGGAACTGCGATTGAGCACATCATCTTCGAAGACATCAGACGAGAAACTGCACTGCATCTTCTTCTGCATCGTAGTAGCTGCACGATGCAAATTCCTGTCGATTCCAGTCATTATTTTTAATTGCTTTCTTAGATTACTCCGAATCACTGTGCAAGATGCGCAAACTTCCTCAAGCTCAGTACAAACTCCAAACATGTAACAGGGCCATAAATAGTAGAATACAATAATTAATCCCTTGCACCTCTGCCAATTGTttcttatcattattattattgctTAATTGTTTGTGATTCGATGATAAATCAGTTTCCGGAATGCAAGGCACGAGATGAAGCTAATAAATGGACACCCTCATGGTTACAAGGGACGTGAGTTCTTCATTAACATTGTGTGTCGTATGACGGTGAGCAAGGGTAGAACACAATGGTCCACGCCATGGCCACAGAGTTAATTAG from Zingiber officinale cultivar Zhangliang chromosome 6B, Zo_v1.1, whole genome shotgun sequence carries:
- the LOC121989642 gene encoding protein OSB1, mitochondrial-like, translating into MVPRHALFSLRRCVHTFDGLESIVYKQSTVRRPSTVARKTVYPLRHSCSLIGTVILAPRKSDRCRPFVYTFLEVEGPSVSSTPSKFQILLNMFDQLAEISFKHLKVDDFIYVRGALSSYEKLNVNGQLENMYKVVVEDLNFVHRIGENKKPTNPDKLIKEESTAPISFDSAEETMDRLRLWQIFFANPHEWWDNREHKLYPTSPDFRHKDTAKCLRLMPNDPPWIQRQLQRYDSSTATQSDKEDRKYSKVRQWEIQDLE
- the LOC121989643 gene encoding uncharacterized protein LOC121989643; the protein is MDAVPPESMRQHGRRLCELLEDQQELLEHDGYSDRAVNSAACICWFGSACRRLKRLSDYGFKRKKKAEAIRLLIKRAWRWHAAAIDRVTKGNSHGVKFHRLSSSAVADDAEMNKEERSPVSVLALHSHEVEEESTSPSSSESTEETKNSRMLEFEENLPGCDENITISELIDRDLSESKKEWTQFEHERREVGTAIEHIIFEDIRRETALHLLLHRSSCTMQIPVDSSHYF